Proteins from one Prinia subflava isolate CZ2003 ecotype Zambia chromosome 22, Cam_Psub_1.2, whole genome shotgun sequence genomic window:
- the CRYAB gene encoding alpha-crystallin B chain isoform X3, protein MQGQQGTEPLRPDPKIKMRLDKDKFYVNLDVKHFSPEELKVKVLGDMIEIHGKHEERQDEHGFIAREFSRKYRIPDDVDPLTITSSLSLDGVLTVSAPRKQSDVPERSIPITREDKPAIAGAQRK, encoded by the exons ATGCAAGGCCAGCAAGGGACAGAGCCACTCAGGCCAGATCCCAAAATAAAg ATGCGACTGGATAAGGACAAATTTTATGTGAACTTGGACGTGAAACATTTCTCCCCTGAGGAGCTGAAGGTGAAGGTGCTCGGGGACATGATCGAGATCCACGGGAAGCACGAGGAGCGCCAG GACGAGCACGGCTTCATCGCCAGggagttcagcaggaaataccGGATCCCTGACGACGTGGACCCGCTGACCATCACGTCGTCGCTGTCGCTGGACGGGGTGCTGACCGTCAGCGCGCCCCGCAAGCAGAGCGACGTCCCCGAGCGCAGCATCCCCATCACCCGCGAGGACAAACCCGCCATCGCCGGCGCCCAGAGGAAGTAG
- the HSPB2 gene encoding heat shock protein beta-2, protein MSPRCPWVRAVPALPAGMQRGAALARRGYFGPGFLSHTPPFGTHPAEALQPSLGEAARAGKEGRREGRKEGRKEGRKGGTGHAMAARTVPHAYPMSSEYEFANPSKIYDQNFGEGVSPSEILAPALYHGYYIRPRINKQLERGTSEICLNQHKFQVFLDVCQFLPDELSVRTVDNLLEVVGQHPQKADRHGFISREFTRTYILPLDVDPLLVRATLSHDGILSIVAPRTGKEVKARVNEVKITQQEQPEGKEEQAEEGKEKEKS, encoded by the exons ATGTCCCCGAGGTGTCCCTGGGTGCGGGCagtgcctgccctccctgctggaaTGCAGcgaggagctgccctggcccGGCGGGGCTATTTTGGTCCAGGGTTTTTATCACACACTCCTCCCTTTGGAACCCACCCAGCTGAAGCCTTGCAGCCCTCACTCGGAGAGGCAGCGAgggctgggaaggaaggaaggagggaaggaaggaaggaagggaggaaggaaggaaggaaaggaggaactGGACACGCCATGGCTGCCCGCACCGTGCCCCACGCCTACCCCATGAGCTCTGAGTACGAGTTTGCCAACCCCAGCAAGATCTACGACCAGAACTTTGGAGAAG GTGTGTCCCCATCGGAGATTTTAGCCCCTGCCCTGTACCACGGCTACTACATCCGTCCCCGGATCAAcaagcagctggagaggggcacCTCGGAGATCTGCCTGAACCAGCACAAGTTCCAGGTGTTCCTGGACGTGTGCCAGTTCCTGCCCGACGAGCTCAGCGTCCGCACCGTGGACAACCTGCTggaggtggtggggcagcaccCGCAGAAGGCTGATCGCCACGGCTTCATCTCCAGGGAGTTCACCAGGACCTACATCCTGCCCCTGGACGTGGATCCCCTGCTGGTCAGGGCCACCCTGTCCCACGATGGCATCCTGAGCATTGTGGCTCCCCGGACAGGCAAGGAGGTGAAGGCCAGAGTGAACGAGGTGAAGATaacccagcaggagcagccagaggggaaagaggagcaggctgaggagggaaaagagaaggaaaagtcCTAA
- the CRYAB gene encoding alpha-crystallin B chain isoform X1: protein MDITIHNPLIRRPFFSWLAPSRIFDQIFGEHLPESELLPVSPSFSPFLMRSPILRMPSWLEAGLSEMRLDKDKFYVNLDVKHFSPEELKVKVLGDMIEIHGKHEERQDEHGFIAREFSRKYRIPDDVDPLTITSSLSLDGVLTVSAPRKQSDVPERSIPITREDKPAIAGAQRK from the exons ATGGATATCACCATCCACAACCCCCTGATCCGCAGACCTTTCTTCTCTTGGTTGGCACCGAGTCGTATCTTTGACCAGATTTTCGGGGAGCACCTGCCGGAGTCGGAGCTGCTCCCTGTTTCCCCCAGCTTCAGCCCCTTCCTGATGAGATCCCCCATCCTTCGGATGCCCAGTTGGCTAGAGGCAGGACTCTCGGAG ATGCGACTGGATAAGGACAAATTTTATGTGAACTTGGACGTGAAACATTTCTCCCCTGAGGAGCTGAAGGTGAAGGTGCTCGGGGACATGATCGAGATCCACGGGAAGCACGAGGAGCGCCAG GACGAGCACGGCTTCATCGCCAGggagttcagcaggaaataccGGATCCCTGACGACGTGGACCCGCTGACCATCACGTCGTCGCTGTCGCTGGACGGGGTGCTGACCGTCAGCGCGCCCCGCAAGCAGAGCGACGTCCCCGAGCGCAGCATCCCCATCACCCGCGAGGACAAACCCGCCATCGCCGGCGCCCAGAGGAAGTAG
- the C22H11orf52 gene encoding uncharacterized protein C11orf52 homolog, which yields MGNLCGCGRRWKCPSPFRRKKEKQGANVSHETPQQQPGKKVPTYEDVPDVPVYATLSQPRGLQQEESIHYADIQVFSRARERSAAELRSLQLQNATEYATLNFPRARLKYDSKNGTLV from the exons ATGGGCAACCTGTGCGGCTGCGGCCGGCGCTG GAAGTGCCCTTCGCctttcagaagaaagaaagaaaagcagg GAGCTAACGTGAGCCATGAgactccacagcagcagccaggcaagAAG GTCCCCACGTACGAGGATGTCCCCGATGTCCCTGTGTACGCCACGCTGAGCCAGcccagggggctgcagcaggaggagagcaTCCACTACGCCGACATCCAGGTGTTCTCCCGGGCACGGGAGCGCTCGGCCGCCGAGCTGAggagcctgcagctgcagaacgCCACCGAGTACGCCACCCTCAACTTCCCCAGGGCCAGGCTCAAGTACGACAGCAAAAACGGGACCTTGGTCTAG
- the CRYAB gene encoding alpha-crystallin B chain isoform X2 — MNFSYFHQSQRRKENVLRAASDIHGSSPCRTPGAENVPAWRRVMPIPCEQEMRLDKDKFYVNLDVKHFSPEELKVKVLGDMIEIHGKHEERQDEHGFIAREFSRKYRIPDDVDPLTITSSLSLDGVLTVSAPRKQSDVPERSIPITREDKPAIAGAQRK; from the exons ATGAATTTCTCCTACTTTCATCAATCGCAGCGTCGGAAGGAGAACGTCCTCAGAGCTGCATCTGATATTCACGGCTCTTCCCCCTGCCGCACTCCGGGAGCTGAAAATGTTCCAGCTTGGCGGAGAGTGATGCCCATTCCCTGCGAGCAGGag ATGCGACTGGATAAGGACAAATTTTATGTGAACTTGGACGTGAAACATTTCTCCCCTGAGGAGCTGAAGGTGAAGGTGCTCGGGGACATGATCGAGATCCACGGGAAGCACGAGGAGCGCCAG GACGAGCACGGCTTCATCGCCAGggagttcagcaggaaataccGGATCCCTGACGACGTGGACCCGCTGACCATCACGTCGTCGCTGTCGCTGGACGGGGTGCTGACCGTCAGCGCGCCCCGCAAGCAGAGCGACGTCCCCGAGCGCAGCATCCCCATCACCCGCGAGGACAAACCCGCCATCGCCGGCGCCCAGAGGAAGTAG